The Nocardioides ochotonae genome segment GCCTCGGCCGCGGCCCGCCAGTCGTCGATGCGGGCGAGCGCCTCGGCGCGCACCGCCTCCAGTGGGTCCCCGCCGGCGGGTGCCGCGGTCTCGCGCAGCACCCGCCGGGTGCGCCACACCAGCACGACGATGAGCACCACGCAGACCGCTGCGAGCGCCCACCACCACGAGGAGTAGTCGGCCGGCGGGTTGATCGGGCTGCGTTCAGCGCGCACGACGGGTCCTGTCCATCAGGGTCAGCAGCTCGGTCACGGCTCGGTCCTCGCGCTCCACATGCACGTGCGGCACCCCGAGGCGCGCCAGCACCGCTGCCCGCTGCTCGGCGCGCGCCCGGTCCGCCGCCGCCACCTCGGCGGCCAGCGCGGCGCTGCGTGCGGCGAAGTCCGGGAAGCCGCGCCCGGTGCCGACGTCCCGCACCCGCCGGCCGCTGCGTCCCGGCCGAGTCGGGTCGACGTCCGCGAGGGTCACGACCAGCAGCTCGTGCTGGGCCAGCAGCCGGGCGAGACGGGCCTCGAGCTCGTGGTCGCAGGCCACGTCGCCGAGGACGAGCACCATGATCGTGCGCCGGCGTACGACGCCCGCGGCGTAGTCGAGCAGGTCGAGGGTGCGCTGAGGCGGGGAGTCGGTGGCACTGCTGCGCACCACGAGCTCCAGCATCCGCTCCAGCGGGAGCTCCCGCGTCGTAGGGCGCTGCACAGCGGGCCCGTCCTCGGTCGAGCAGACCAGCCCGACGTAGTCGCCGTGGCTGATCGCGACCCAGCCGACCAGGCCGGCGACGGTGACGGCCACGTCGCGCTTGAGGTCGCCGTCACCGTCCTCCCACGAGGCCAGCGCGGACAGCTCGCGCCCGGTGTCCACGACCAGCAGCACGGTGTGTCTGCGCTCGGCGACGTAGCGCCGGACGAGCAGGTCCCCGTGCCGCGCGGTGGCCAACCAGTCGATGTCCGCGACATCGTCGCCGGGCACATAGGCACGCAGGTCCGCGAAGTCGAGGCTGCGGCCCGACTGCGTCGCGGCGTACTGCCCGTCCAGCAGCCCCGCGACCTTGCGGCGTGCGTGGAGGGTGACCCGCGTCTTGACCTTGGTCAGCAGCGCCATGGCTCAGGGAGTGGGTACGGCGGCGAACACCGCGTCCACGACGTCGTCGGGGCGGACCCGGGCCGCGGCGGCCTCGAAGGTCAGCAGGATGCGGTGGCGCAGCACCGAGTGGCGCAGCGCCACGACGTCCTCGGGCAGCACGTGGCCGCGCCCGGCCAGGACCGCCAGGGCGCGGGCCGCCTGCAGGAACGCGATCGCGCCGCGGGGGCTGGCGCCGTGCTCGAGGTAGCGGGCGGTGTCGGTGGGCAGGAACTGGTCGGGATGGCGCGTCACGTTGACGATCTCGACGATGTAGCGGCGCACCGACTCCGCGACGTGCACCCGGTCGGCGACCCCCTGCAGGAACTCCACGTCCGCCAGCGTGGCCACGGGGGCGGACGCGGGGGCCTGCAAGGTGCCGTCCGCGATCCGGCTCAGCACGAGCGACTCCTCCTCCGGCGAGGGGTAGTCGAGGACCTCCTTGAGCAGGAAGCGGTCCATCTGCGCCTGCGGCAGGACGTAGGTGCCCTCCTCGTCGATGGGGTTCTGGGTGGCGAGCACCAGGAACGGGCGGGGCAGCCGATGGGTGCGCCCGCCGATCGTGGTCTGGCGCTCCTGCATCGCCTCGAGCATCGCCGACTGCGTCTTCGCCGAGGACCGGTTGATCTCGTCGAGGAGCACGAAGTTGGCGTGCACCGGGCCCAGCTGGGTGCTGAACGTGGCCGTCGCGGGGTCGTAGACCTGGGTGCCGATGATGTCGGCCGGCAGCAGGTCCGGGGTGCACTGGATGCGGGAGAACCGCGCGTCCACCGAGGAGGCGAGCACCTGGGCCGACAGCGTCTTCGCGAGCCCGGGCACCGACTCCATCAGCAGGTGGCCGCGCGCCATCATCGTCACCAGCAGGCTGCGCAGCAGCCCGCGCTGGCCGACCACGGTCGCCGTGAACGCCCGCTCGATGTCGCCGGTCACGCGGGCGGCCTCGTCGAGCTCCCCCCTCGTCAGCGTCGGCAGCGAGCCCAGGGTCGGTGTCGTCAGGGGGATCATCTGGTTCCTTCGTTCCACAGTCGGTCAAGGCGGGCACGGTCCCCGCGGCGCTCGAGCGCCGCGGGCCGCACCTGGTCGGTCTGCTGGGTGGTGGTGACCCGCAGGTCACCCGGGGTCGGACGCAACGCCACGATCAGCGGGCGGCCCACGAGGAGCAGCACCACCGCCGTGGTGACGCCACGGGTCAGGTCGAGAGCGATCGAGGTGTCGAGGGTGTAGGCCCACAGCCGCTCGAGCACCTGGGACGGCGGCAGCCCGGGATGGAAGTGACTGGTGCTCGACCCGGTCTCCTGCGCCCACCCCATGAGGTTGAGCAGCACCCCGCTGCCGACCCCCGCGGCCAGGGCGACGGGCAGCGCGGCGAGCCAGGCCGCGGTCGGGCGCAGCCGCACCAGCAGTCCCCCGCTCAGGCCGACCAGCCCCCACACCACCGCCTGGCTGGGCAGCGTCTCGGCGGGTACGGCGACCAGCACGGTCGAGACGAGCCCCGACGCGGCACCGGTCAGGAACCCCGCCGGGGCGCCCAGCGCGACCCCCGCCAGCAACGGGAGCACGTGGACCAGCTCCACCCCGGAGGACGACGGGCTCAGCACCGCGCGGAGCACGCAGTTCGCGAGCACCAGGCCCGCGACCGGCGCCAGCACGTCGTGACGTCGCCCCGCGTCGCGCCAGATCGTGGCGGCCAGCAGCGCCAGCCCGCACACCAACGCCCCGAGCACCCACGGCGCCTCGGCGCGCAGCTGCTCGCGGGAGGGGTGGGTCAGGGAGTCCCACACCGGCCACCCGATCCAGGCCAGGCCGAGCAGCGCCAGGACAGCGATCGTCAACGTCGAGCGCCACCCGGCGCCGACTCCGACGGTGCGCCACCTGCTTCTGGCCCGGCCGCCCCGGCGGCTCGCCCGGGGCTGCGTGGCGGAGCTCATCGCGGGCCTCATTGCGGGGCTCCCAGCACGTCGCGCACCCGCAGCGCACGGGCTCCGGCGCGCCGCAGCACCGGCGCCACGGGCAGCCGGTCGGCGACCACGACCGGGGTCCCGTCGGCGACCTGCCCGTCGGGGCCGAGCACCAGGAGCCGGTGGCAGGCGCGGACCAGCAGCTCGGGGTCCCGGCTGAGCAGCACGGAGGTGCCGCGCGGCTCGTCGGCGAGCAGGCCCGCCAGCCGGCGGCGCGCTCCGGCGTCCAGCCCGGCGTCGGGGTTCACGAGCAGGGTCGGGCCGCTGGCCAGGGTGGACAGCGCCCAGCGCAACGCGGCACGCTCTCCGTCGGAGTGCTGCGTGGTCGTGCGCGCGGGGTCCAGGGACACCAGCCGGCCCGCGAGCGCGAGGACCTCCTCGGCGGTGGTCGCGTGCCGCTTCGCCCACAGGCGGGCTATCCGGCCCACCGGTACGCCGCGAGGCAGCACGAGCGGGCGCGGCAGGCGGGTGCCGTGGCCGGCGAGGGCGGCGAGGCGCCGGGCCACGTCCAGGGCACGCGGCTCCTGGCCCGCCTCGGCCACCACGCCCAGGGTCTCGAGATGGTGCACCCGGACCTCGTGCGGGAGCCCGGTCCGGTCGGTGGGTGCCGCGACGAGCAGCTCGCCGACCGGGCTCCGGCGGGCCGTCGTACGCGGGCTGGCCGAGGCCACCTCGCGCCGAGTGCCCAGCCGGGCCAGGTCGGCCCACTCCTCCCGCGGCAGGCCCAGCGCCCGTGCCAGCGCCAGCTGCGGTGGGGCCGGCAGCGTGCGCGGCATCCAGCTCTGCGCCGCGCTGGCGATCGCGCCGCCGGGGACCAGCTCGACGACGCGGTCGGCCAGGGCGACGGCGTCCTCGAGCACGTGCTCGGCCCACAGCACGTGGGTGCCCCGGTCGGCGAGGCGCCGCAACGCCGCTGACACGGCCGCGCGGTGGGTGGCGTGCAGCCGGCTCAGCGGCTGGTCCACGAGCGCGACCTCGGCCCGCGGGTGGCCGGTGACCCAGGCGACGCCGAGCGCCGCACGGCGCGAGGCGTCGAGCGAGCGCGCCGGCGTCTCCAGCAGGTCCTCGAGGCCGAGCTCGGCGACCAGCTCCTGGTCGGGACGGGACCCGAGCAGCTCGTGCACCGCGCGGTCCGGCAGCTCGGTGCCGGGCAGCGCCTCGACGAGCGCGCCCGGCTCCCGGCGACCGGGGAGGTCGCCGCGGACCAGTGCGCCCGCCGGCAGGCGACCGGCGATCGCGCGCAGGACGGTCGTCGTGCCGCAGCCGCTCACCCCGGTCAGGAGCGTGAGGCCCTCGACCTCGAGGCTCACCTCGGACACCGCGAGACCTCGCCCGGGCAGCCACACCGAGAGACCGCCGACCTGCACGCTCATGCGGACCTCCGGGTCGGCAGCGCCACGACGGGCAGGACGAGGACCGCCGCAGCGACCACGACGGGGTCGCGGCCGGGTACGGCGTACACGGCGAGGAGCAGCGCGAGCGCTGCCACAGCGGGGGCGAGCGCCGGGCCGGACAGGCGCGGCAGGCCGGTGCGCGCCAGCACGGCACCGCCGAGGAGCGCGACGATCAGGGCGAGGGCGCCGAGCTCGGCGCCGGTCCGGTCGCCGGGGACGACGGCCGCGGCGAGCACTGCGCAGGCCAGCAGGGCCGCGCCGACCACCCGGACTCCGGCGTGCCAGGCCGGCTCCACCCGGGTGCCGGAGGTGCTGGTCCACGCCCGGGCGGCGTCGCGGGCCCGGTCGCACAGGTCCGCGACGCCGGCGGCAGGGAGGTCGAGCCCGTGGGCGCGCAGCGCGATCCGGTCCGCACGCCGGGCCGCGCAGGCCTCCCCCAAGAAGACCACCGGGGCCAGCACCGCGGCGCCGCGACCGGCCACCAGGTCCAGGAGCCGCTGCCACTCCGCCGCGGGCACCGCGCGCTGCAGCAGGCCAAGCACGGCGAGCAGGGCGGCGCCGATCAGGGCCTCACGCAGCGCCGCAACGAGCCGGCCGGTCGTGACCGCACCCCCGAAGGAGCCCCCGGTCTCGGGAGTCCAGCTCGGCAGCACCCAGAGCACGTCCCCTCCGGGGACGCCGCGGTCCAGGAGCACGCCGAGGACGAACCACAGCGCCACCAGCACCAGGCAGGCGCCGACGACGAGGGCACCGGTGCCCCGGCGTTCCGCCCCGACCAGCCACCAGGCGGCGGCCACGGAGCCCAGCAGCGACGCCGGCACCCACCAGCCGGCGTACGACTGCAAAGCGAGGTAGGTCGCGACCGCCCAGCACAGCCAGGCGACCGCGGTGGTCGGGAACCTCATGCCCGCCTCCGACGCAGTACGCCGAGGGTCGCGACCAGGGCGGCGACGCCGAGCAGCGCCGACGCGTCGCGGACGGTGTCGACCCGGTGCCCGACCGGGCCACCCGCGCCGACGACGTCGGCCGCCGCGTCGGGAACGTCGAGGTTGCGCGACCGGGGTCGCGGCGCGGGGGTGCCGCTGGCGCCTGCGCCGTGGGTGAGCGCGCCCCGCACCCGGGAGCCGACCGGTGGGAAGGCCTCGACGGGCGCGGGAGCCTCGGGCGTCCCGGTCGCGGCGGGGACGACGCGCCAGTGGGCCACGGGCGTGCCGGTGCGCAGGTTGACCAGACGGAAGCGGTGCGTGGTGGGCGTGAGTCCGCGCGGCACCTCGTACCCGACGCGACACGGCACCCCGGTGCCGCACGGCTGCGTCGTGGTCGTGCCGGTCGAGTGCCAGGCGCTGCCGTCGGCGTGCTCGACGTCGAAGGTGGTCCCGGGCACCGTCGCCTCCAGCAGCAGGGTCAGCTCCTGTCCGACCGGCTTGCGCCGCGCGAACCCGTCGCCGCGGACGATCGGGGTGCGGGCGGCCAGCTGGGTCCAGGTGCCGAGCACCTGGGCGAGGTCGCTCTGGGTGGTGTCGGCCAGGGTGAGCAGGACCGGCCCACCGGCCCGGCCGTCCGCGAGCAGCGGGAGCGTGAGGTCGGCGGCGCCGAACCCGTGGTCGTCGGTGCGGATCTCCACGGTCGGGCCGAGCGGGCGCAGCCGGGCGCGGCCGGTGGCGGCGTCCAGGGTGACGCGCTGGGCCTGGACCCGCACCCGGACCCGTGGGTTGCCGGTCACGGCCACCTCGTGGGTGGCGCCCTCGATCCACGACACCGGTGCCTGGACCGAGCAGGGCACCGACGAGGAGGCGCAGAGGGCACGGGTCTCAGAGCTCGCGGCGGCGTGGGCCGGCGGCGTACCCAGGGTCGCGAAGGCGAGTGCCGCGGCGGTGGTCGCCAGCAGCTGTCGTCCGGTCGGGCTCACAGGGTCTCTCCCTCGGCGAGCCGGGTGGTGCGCCGCCGCTGCGCCCACCACCAACCGAGCGGGGCGAGCAGGAGCAGCGCGCCGAGCAGGGCCATGGCGCCGGACACGCCCTGGCTGGCGGCGCCGGTGGCGGCGCTCGGCTCCCCGATCGCCTCCTCGCCCCACACCACGTCGGCCGGGCCGGAGGCACCCGCAGACGGCGGAGCGCTGGGACGGGCGGACGCCTGGGCGCCGGGCCCGGCGGACCCTTGGGCGCCGGGCTGGGCGGACTGTGGCGCAGTCGGCTGGCCAGTCGGGCTGGCGGCGGGTGCCGCGGGCGTCGGGGTGCCCGGCGCGACCGGGGGCACCGGAGCGGTGCTCGGCGCGGGCGACGCCGGCCCGGCGGGGCCTGCGGGCTGAGAGGTGGACGGCGTGGCCGGCGCCTCGGGGCCACCGGGGCCACCGGAGCCACCGGGTGCCGCGGGTGCGTCGGGCACGCCGGGCGCGAGGCCGGGGTCGAACTGGGCGCCGCGGTCCTCCGCCTCGCCATGCTCGGAGGGGACCACCGTCCACTGCGCGTAGGCCGGGTCGCTGATCGGGCGGTCCTGGCCGCCGCCGAAGTTGAGGTGGTGGTTGATCCGGAACTGGTAGCGCCGGCCGGGGGTCAGGGTGGCGGGCACCGTGTAGTGCAGGTGCGCGATCTCCCCGGAGGTGTTGCTCAGCCGGGTGGCCCGGTCGAA includes the following:
- a CDS encoding DUF58 domain-containing protein; the encoded protein is MALLTKVKTRVTLHARRKVAGLLDGQYAATQSGRSLDFADLRAYVPGDDVADIDWLATARHGDLLVRRYVAERRHTVLLVVDTGRELSALASWEDGDGDLKRDVAVTVAGLVGWVAISHGDYVGLVCSTEDGPAVQRPTTRELPLERMLELVVRSSATDSPPQRTLDLLDYAAGVVRRRTIMVLVLGDVACDHELEARLARLLAQHELLVVTLADVDPTRPGRSGRRVRDVGTGRGFPDFAARSAALAAEVAAADRARAEQRAAVLARLGVPHVHVEREDRAVTELLTLMDRTRRAR
- a CDS encoding AAA family ATPase, translating into MIPLTTPTLGSLPTLTRGELDEAARVTGDIERAFTATVVGQRGLLRSLLVTMMARGHLLMESVPGLAKTLSAQVLASSVDARFSRIQCTPDLLPADIIGTQVYDPATATFSTQLGPVHANFVLLDEINRSSAKTQSAMLEAMQERQTTIGGRTHRLPRPFLVLATQNPIDEEGTYVLPQAQMDRFLLKEVLDYPSPEEESLVLSRIADGTLQAPASAPVATLADVEFLQGVADRVHVAESVRRYIVEIVNVTRHPDQFLPTDTARYLEHGASPRGAIAFLQAARALAVLAGRGHVLPEDVVALRHSVLRHRILLTFEAAAARVRPDDVVDAVFAAVPTP